GCCGCGGTCCGCGAGCAACGGCTTCGCAAGCAACAGGTTTCAGGAAGAGCGTAGTGAATCACACCCCGGCATTTCGCACCGACGATCACGCGTGCCGCCCCGATTGCGGCGCGTGCTGCATCGCGCCTTCGATCTCGAGCCCGATTCCCGGCATGCCGCATGGCAAGCCCGCTGGCGTGCGCTGCGTGCAACTCGGCGACGATCTGCGTTGCGCAATCTTCGGTGCGCCCGAGCGTCCCGCATGCTGTTCGGGCCTGCAACCGCAACTGGAAATGTGCGGCACGACGCGCGGCGAAGCGCTCGCGTGGCTCACGCAGCTCGAACAGCAGACCCGGCCCGCGCCGTCGCGTGCATCCACTTGAGCGCGCCCCATCAAGCATGAGATCAGAGCGGGCGAGTCGACCGGCGCGGGAGCTTTAACGCGTGCTTCCGGTCACATACTCGTAGACATAAGCGCTAACTCCCGTCGACAGGAGAGACTGCATGACCCGATTCGCACCGCCGTCCCGGCGCCGTTTCCTGCTCGCTGCCGGCGCGGCCGTGGGCATTACCGTGTCGCTTGCGGCCTGCGCAGCGTCGACGTTTCCGTTCATTCCGCAGCACTACACGTTCTCGCAGCAGCAGGTGCAGGACGCGGTGCAGCGGAAGTTTCCGTATCAGCGCACCGTATCGCAGGTCTTCGACGTCGCGTTGACGAATCCGGTCGTCGGTTTTCTGCCGGATACGAATCGCGTGTCCGTGCGGCTCGATGCGCGCTTCACGAGCCCCTTCATGCCGCAGCCGGTGAGCGGCGTGTTCACGCTGTCGAGCGAACTTGCGTACGACAGCGCGAGCCGCTCAGTGGTGCTGAAGTCGCCGAGTGTCGATCACGTCGATGTGAGCGGCGATGCGCAGGCGTACGCGCAGCAGATCAGCGCAGGCGCCGGGCTGCTCGCCACCCAGTTGCTGAGTAACTATCCGATCTACACGTTCAAGCCCGAACAGCTGCAATTTGCCGGTGTGAACTACGAACCCGGTACAATCACCATCCTTACAAACGGCATACGCGTTCAGATCGTCGAAAAATGACGGCGTGCGCGGCCGTACGGGCCGCGTGTCGCCGACGTTGAGCGCAGCGGGGCCCGTCACGGTTTCATACATCGACAAGGGCTCCGGATGGATTGGATCGTGATCTGCAAGGCGCTGATTCTGGGCGTCGTCGAAGGACTGACTGAATTTCTGCCGGTGTCGAGTACCGGCCATCTGATCGTCGCGGGCAGCCTGCTCGATTTCACCGACGAACACGCGAAGACCTTCGACGTCGTCATCCAGCTCGGCGCAATTCTCGCGGTGTGCTGGGAGTTTCGGCGGCGTATCGGCAGCGTGATCGTCGGATTGCCGACCCGGCCCGAGGCGCGACGTTTCGCGCTGAACGTGATCGTCGCGACGATTCCCGCAGTCGTGCTCGGCCTGCTGTTTGAAAAAGCGATCAAGGCCGCGCTGTTCTCGCCTGTGCCGGTCGCGTTTGCGCTGGTCATCGGCGGCGTGTTGATCCTGTGGGTCGAGGCACGCGGACGTGAGCGCGGCGCCACTGCGGCGCGCGTGCAGTCGATCGACGACCTGCGTCCTTCCGATGCACTCAAGGTCGGCCTCGCGCAGTGTTTCGCGTTGATCCCGGGGATGTCGCGTTCGGGCTCGACGATCATCGGTGGGATGCTGTTCGGCCTCGACCGGCGCGTCGCCACCGAGTTCTCGTTCTTCCTCGCGATCCCGATAATCTTCGGCGCGACGCTGTACGAGATGGCGAAGAGCTGGCACCTGCTGTCCGCCGACATGCTCGGCACGTTCGCGATCGGTTTCGTCGCGGCATTCGTCAGCGCGTTCGCCTGCGTGCGCTGGCTGTTGCGCTATATCGCCGCACACGATTTCACGGCGTTCGCGTGGTACCGGATTGCCTTCGGTCTGTTGATCCTGCTGGTGGGATATAGCGGTGGGTTGAGCTGGACGCTGTGAGCGTGTTCGACGCGCAGAGATAAAAAAGTCCGCACATGTGCGGACTTTTTTTACGTTCAGACTGCGTCGCGTCGTCTGAAGACGAGATCCCACACGCCGTGTCCGAGCCGCAAACCGCGGCGTTCGAACTTCGTCACCGGACGATAGTCGGGACGCGGTGCGTAATCCTGCGCGGTGTTGACGAGCGCGGGGTCGGCTGCGAGCACTTCGAGCATCTGCTCGGCGTAGTTCTGCCAGTCGGTTGCGCAGTGGATGTACGCGCCAGGCTTCAGTCGAGATACCAGCAGCGCGACGAACTTCGGCTGGATCAGACGACGCTTGTGATGCCGCGCCTTGTGCCAGGGGTCCGGAAAAAAGATGTGCACGCCGTCGAGGCTGTCGGGCGCGATCATCTGTTCGAGCACTTCGACTGCGTCGTGCTGAACGATGCGGATGTTCGACAGATTCTGCTCGCCGATTAGCTTCAGCAACGCACCGATGCCAGGCTCGTGAACTTCGACGCCGAGGAAATCGTCGTCCGCGCGATGCGTGGCGATCTCGGCGGTCGTCGCGCCCATACCGAAACCGATCTCGAGGATGCGCGGCGCGTGTCGTCCGAAGACGGTGTCCCAGTCGGGCTGCGTCGCCGAATACGGCATGACGAAGCGCGGCCCGAGTTCGTCGAGCGCGCGACGCTGGCCCGTCGACACACGCCCCGCACGCGTGACGAAACTGCGGATGCGACGCAGGTGCAGGGGTTGCGAATCGTCGTTGTCGTCGGTGGTCGGGTCGGCGTCGGGATGGCCGGCTTCGTTCGGATCGTGAATCATCATCGGGAACAACGGTTGGTGAGGCGACGGAGGTGTCGCACGGCGGGCATCGTTTCTGCTGCGCGCTGGGTGCGCAGAGTTTTACTGCTGCGCGGTCTGGGCGACTGGTTATGGGCGCCCGGTCGGGTGCGGATTATAGCAGTGGGGTGCGGAGCGACAGGGAGCATCGGATGGAACGCTACCGGAATCTGAGCGGCGATTCAGGCGTGATTGCGTATCGGTTGTCGCGCGATTCGATTGCGGTCGAGTTTCGCGGCGGCGCGATCTACCGGTATGACTACACGATGCCGGGACGTCGAGAGGTCGAAGAGATGACGCGGCTGGCGATCGCGGGTAGAGGGCTGAGTACGTATATCAGTCGGGTGGTCGGGGAGCGGTATGCGGAGAAGTTGCGGTGATGAGGGATTTGATCTGGAGAGTTCGGAGTTGGCGATCACGCTTGAGTTGCCACGAACTAAATGGATGTAACCAGACGACGGTCGCACTCGATCAAACAACGAAGGAATTCAGCGAGGGGAATTGCTGGCGCTGCAGAACACAGCGCAGACTCGAAAAATACTGGAGCGGGCGATGGGAATCGAACCCACGGCTCTAGCTTGGGAAGCTAGGGTATTACCATTATACGACGCCCGCAGAGCGCGCCATTTTACGCGGGTTCTGCCCGTTTGCGCAAACCCGCGTAGTGAAACCAGCCTCTCCAGCCGATCAAATCCCGAATAGCGTCAACGAAACCGCTGCGCG
This portion of the Paraburkholderia flava genome encodes:
- a CDS encoding YkgJ family cysteine cluster protein, which produces MNHTPAFRTDDHACRPDCGACCIAPSISSPIPGMPHGKPAGVRCVQLGDDLRCAIFGAPERPACCSGLQPQLEMCGTTRGEALAWLTQLEQQTRPAPSRAST
- a CDS encoding DUF1439 domain-containing protein, producing MTRFAPPSRRRFLLAAGAAVGITVSLAACAASTFPFIPQHYTFSQQQVQDAVQRKFPYQRTVSQVFDVALTNPVVGFLPDTNRVSVRLDARFTSPFMPQPVSGVFTLSSELAYDSASRSVVLKSPSVDHVDVSGDAQAYAQQISAGAGLLATQLLSNYPIYTFKPEQLQFAGVNYEPGTITILTNGIRVQIVEK
- a CDS encoding undecaprenyl-diphosphate phosphatase — its product is MDWIVICKALILGVVEGLTEFLPVSSTGHLIVAGSLLDFTDEHAKTFDVVIQLGAILAVCWEFRRRIGSVIVGLPTRPEARRFALNVIVATIPAVVLGLLFEKAIKAALFSPVPVAFALVIGGVLILWVEARGRERGATAARVQSIDDLRPSDALKVGLAQCFALIPGMSRSGSTIIGGMLFGLDRRVATEFSFFLAIPIIFGATLYEMAKSWHLLSADMLGTFAIGFVAAFVSAFACVRWLLRYIAAHDFTAFAWYRIAFGLLILLVGYSGGLSWTL
- the trmB gene encoding tRNA (guanosine(46)-N7)-methyltransferase TrmB, whose translation is MIHDPNEAGHPDADPTTDDNDDSQPLHLRRIRSFVTRAGRVSTGQRRALDELGPRFVMPYSATQPDWDTVFGRHAPRILEIGFGMGATTAEIATHRADDDFLGVEVHEPGIGALLKLIGEQNLSNIRIVQHDAVEVLEQMIAPDSLDGVHIFFPDPWHKARHHKRRLIQPKFVALLVSRLKPGAYIHCATDWQNYAEQMLEVLAADPALVNTAQDYAPRPDYRPVTKFERRGLRLGHGVWDLVFRRRDAV